A section of the Gloeobacter violaceus PCC 7421 genome encodes:
- a CDS encoding glycoside hydrolase, which yields MITKPLAVFVPWLHMHQPPIWVGEGEEGRLIGNLEKMLHGPENSEERWNAGWYARAYLNPAHYVQRLSAQGYAPRLMLDYSGVLLEELDKLSHDGTFANYHVQGEPLGNVIAQLRKMLAEYPEAVEFAGTAYSHCYFPATPERDHEAQIMEWRAVFAELFGEKALARVRGFWLPEMGMLGDGIEALRLVRLIKKCGYEWVILPASALERPADWSTVQLENQVHRLVIAAEGEGEEILCVVRDTEMGIRQQSGQNADGCIGTARQRGAALKQTNTQTPALVVPTSDGENGNVMMFEFFPNGFAPLFENQAHWPEVEFLTVSQYLDKYLPDGPTSQVRLAAGGGSWIGGHHSWKAGERRVQVLEAVEQLSRDVAQARLGASPRDEWALEQAAHALLVCETSCYVYWDSEFWTEQAYRCLGWARTLLPTP from the coding sequence ATGATTACAAAGCCGCTGGCCGTGTTCGTTCCATGGCTGCATATGCACCAGCCGCCCATCTGGGTGGGAGAAGGCGAAGAAGGACGGCTCATCGGCAATCTCGAAAAGATGCTCCACGGTCCGGAAAATTCCGAGGAGCGCTGGAACGCCGGTTGGTACGCCAGAGCCTACCTCAACCCGGCCCACTACGTGCAACGGCTGAGCGCACAGGGCTACGCGCCCCGGCTGATGCTCGATTACTCGGGGGTGCTGCTCGAAGAACTCGACAAACTCTCCCACGACGGCACCTTTGCCAACTACCACGTGCAGGGCGAACCCTTGGGCAACGTCATTGCCCAACTGCGCAAGATGCTTGCCGAGTATCCCGAGGCGGTCGAATTTGCCGGGACGGCCTACAGCCACTGTTATTTCCCGGCGACACCCGAGCGCGACCACGAGGCCCAGATTATGGAGTGGCGGGCGGTCTTTGCCGAATTGTTCGGCGAAAAAGCCCTCGCGCGCGTGCGCGGCTTCTGGCTGCCGGAGATGGGCATGCTCGGGGACGGCATCGAGGCATTGCGTCTGGTGCGTCTGATTAAAAAGTGCGGCTACGAGTGGGTGATCTTGCCCGCCTCCGCCCTGGAGCGACCCGCCGATTGGTCGACGGTGCAACTTGAAAATCAAGTGCACCGGTTGGTGATCGCAGCCGAGGGCGAGGGCGAGGAGATCCTCTGCGTCGTGCGCGACACCGAGATGGGCATCCGCCAGCAGAGCGGCCAGAACGCCGACGGCTGCATCGGCACCGCCCGCCAGCGCGGTGCAGCGCTCAAACAGACGAACACGCAGACTCCCGCCCTGGTGGTGCCCACCTCCGACGGCGAAAATGGCAATGTGATGATGTTCGAGTTCTTCCCGAACGGGTTTGCGCCGCTATTCGAAAACCAGGCCCACTGGCCGGAGGTCGAATTTCTGACCGTGAGCCAGTACCTCGACAAATACCTGCCGGACGGCCCGACCTCGCAGGTACGACTTGCGGCCGGGGGCGGCTCCTGGATTGGCGGCCACCACAGTTGGAAAGCGGGAGAACGCCGGGTGCAGGTACTCGAAGCGGTCGAGCAACTTAGCCGCGACGTCGCCCAGGCGCGCCTGGGCGCGTCCCCCCGCGACGAATGGGCGCTGGAGCAGGCCGCCCACGCCCTGCTGGTCTGCGAGACGAGTTGTTATGTCTACTGGGATAGCGAGTTCTGGACCGAGCAAGCCTATCGCTGTCTCGGGTGGGCGCGGACGCTGCTGCCGACACCTTGA
- a CDS encoding DUF309 domain-containing protein has translation MVDFELPEEFWRGLEQFNSGQFYACHDTLEALWMDALHPLRLFYQGILQLAVAYYHLGNRNWQGCVILLSTGIERLDYFAPEYLGVDIETLLEQSTACLETLQALGPEGVAAFDPAQIPKIAYIRASNP, from the coding sequence CTGGTTGATTTTGAACTGCCGGAGGAATTCTGGCGGGGGCTCGAACAATTCAATTCGGGCCAGTTCTACGCCTGCCACGATACGCTGGAGGCGCTCTGGATGGATGCGCTGCATCCGTTGCGGCTTTTTTACCAGGGCATCTTGCAGCTGGCGGTGGCCTACTATCATCTGGGCAACCGCAACTGGCAGGGTTGCGTGATCTTGCTGTCCACCGGCATCGAGCGGCTCGATTACTTCGCCCCGGAGTACCTCGGGGTAGACATAGAGACATTACTCGAACAGAGCACTGCCTGCCTGGAGACGCTCCAGGCCCTCGGACCCGAGGGTGTCGCAGCTTTCGATCCGGCCCAGATCCCAAAGATTGCTTATATCCGTGCGAGCAATCCGTAG
- the recQ gene encoding DNA helicase RecQ, translating to MDDQKLGEALKRHFGHERFRPGQRRIVELAIAGHDQLILMPTGGGKSLTYQLPALLLPGLTVVVSPLIALMHDQVDRLRENGIAATFLNSTLAAGERTRREQAIAQGRMKLLYLSPERLLSEECLAFLEYVQRQGGLSLLAVDEAHCVSEWGHDFRPEYRQLAAVRERFAALPTLALTATATERVRQDILVQLKLRDPHIHIASFDRPNLHYAVLAKDKGAYAELLGRLRRLDGASAIVYCQSRRAVEALAERLVADGLNALPYHAGMAAEMRSRHQTQFLRDDAPVLVATVAFGMGIAKPDVRAVFHYELPRNLEGYYQESGRAGRDGQPADCVLFFSPGDRAKIEYLVAQKSDPHEQRLARSQLAQMLAYAESTVCRRRILLGYFGEALAEADCGGCDNCRSPVATQDRTVDAQKLLSCVARCQERFGLRHIAQVLRGANTQKIRTQGHDRLSTYGIGADLSQAEWLHLGRTLVHQGLLIETTDGYPVLKLNALSWEVLRRQRTVTAARLPARPTSPQPADAAADDAAQGLFEHLRRLRKRLADEQNVPPYVVFADAALKAMAQRRPQTMAQFLAIPGVGTRKAEAYFTPFTAEIRTYCEALALAPEPAHGEISPPEPPRRARSPQPAEVIPSTCALTLDLWRQGLTVEQIAERRSLRIETIEGHLAELVESGEDIAIERLVGPDRRRTIEAVLLKLGTAVLKPVKEQLGDEYSYGEIRLVRAQLLGGHGDF from the coding sequence GTGGACGACCAGAAACTGGGTGAGGCCCTCAAGCGGCATTTTGGCCACGAGCGCTTTCGGCCCGGCCAGCGCCGGATCGTCGAGCTGGCCATCGCCGGGCACGACCAGCTCATCTTGATGCCCACCGGGGGCGGCAAATCGCTTACCTACCAGCTGCCTGCCCTGCTGCTGCCGGGATTGACGGTGGTCGTCTCGCCGCTGATCGCCCTGATGCACGACCAGGTCGACCGCCTGCGCGAGAACGGCATCGCGGCCACCTTCCTTAACAGCACGCTTGCCGCCGGTGAGCGGACACGGCGCGAACAGGCAATTGCCCAGGGCCGCATGAAGCTTTTGTACCTCTCGCCGGAGCGGCTCTTGAGCGAGGAGTGTCTCGCATTTTTGGAGTACGTGCAGCGCCAGGGGGGTCTATCGCTTCTGGCGGTGGATGAGGCGCACTGCGTGAGCGAATGGGGGCACGACTTTCGGCCCGAGTACCGCCAGCTGGCGGCGGTGCGCGAGCGCTTTGCGGCCCTGCCGACGCTGGCGCTCACCGCCACGGCCACCGAGCGCGTCCGCCAGGACATTCTGGTGCAGCTGAAGCTGCGCGATCCGCACATTCACATCGCCAGTTTCGACCGGCCGAACCTGCACTACGCAGTGCTCGCCAAGGACAAAGGGGCCTACGCCGAACTGTTGGGACGCTTGCGGCGGCTGGATGGGGCGAGTGCCATCGTCTACTGCCAGAGCCGCCGGGCGGTCGAAGCCCTGGCCGAACGGCTGGTGGCGGACGGTCTGAACGCGTTGCCGTACCATGCCGGGATGGCGGCGGAGATGCGTTCTCGCCACCAGACGCAATTTTTGCGCGACGACGCGCCGGTGCTGGTGGCGACGGTGGCCTTCGGTATGGGGATCGCCAAACCCGATGTGCGCGCGGTGTTTCATTACGAACTGCCCCGCAACCTCGAAGGGTACTACCAGGAGTCGGGCCGGGCCGGGCGCGACGGCCAACCGGCCGATTGCGTGCTGTTTTTCAGTCCGGGCGATCGGGCCAAAATCGAGTATCTGGTCGCCCAGAAGTCCGACCCGCACGAACAGCGCCTCGCCCGCTCGCAGCTTGCCCAGATGTTGGCCTACGCCGAGAGCACCGTCTGCCGACGGCGCATTCTGCTGGGCTACTTTGGCGAGGCGCTTGCCGAAGCGGACTGCGGCGGCTGCGACAACTGCCGCAGTCCGGTAGCCACCCAGGACCGGACCGTGGACGCTCAGAAATTGCTTTCCTGCGTGGCCCGCTGCCAGGAGCGCTTCGGGCTTCGGCACATCGCCCAGGTGCTGCGCGGGGCGAACACCCAGAAAATCCGTACCCAGGGGCACGACCGGCTTTCAACCTACGGCATCGGCGCCGACCTTAGCCAGGCCGAATGGCTGCATCTTGGCCGCACCCTGGTGCACCAGGGGCTTTTGATCGAGACCACCGACGGCTATCCGGTACTCAAACTCAACGCCCTGTCCTGGGAGGTGCTGCGAAGGCAGCGGACGGTGACGGCGGCCCGGCTTCCCGCCCGCCCGACCTCGCCCCAGCCCGCCGATGCGGCGGCGGACGACGCTGCGCAGGGACTGTTTGAGCACCTGCGCCGGTTGCGCAAGCGCCTGGCCGACGAGCAGAACGTGCCGCCCTACGTCGTCTTCGCCGACGCCGCCCTCAAAGCGATGGCCCAACGGCGCCCCCAGACGATGGCCCAGTTTCTGGCCATCCCGGGGGTGGGTACCCGCAAAGCGGAAGCCTACTTCACCCCTTTTACCGCCGAAATCCGCACCTACTGCGAAGCGCTCGCTCTCGCCCCAGAACCGGCGCACGGGGAAATTTCACCACCGGAGCCGCCGCGGCGAGCCCGCAGCCCGCAGCCCGCCGAAGTGATCCCTTCTACCTGCGCCCTGACTTTGGATCTGTGGCGGCAGGGCCTGACTGTCGAGCAGATTGCCGAACGGCGCAGCCTCAGAATCGAAACCATCGAAGGGCACCTGGCCGAACTGGTCGAATCGGGTGAGGACATCGCCATCGAACGCCTCGTCGGGCCGGACCGCAGACGTACCATCGAAGCCGTCCTGCTCAAACTCGGAACCGCCGTGCTCAAACCGGTCAAAGAGCAACTCGGCGACGAGTACTCCTACGGCGAAATTCGTCTGGTGCGGGCGCAGCTGCTGGGCGGGCACGGCGATTTTTGA
- a CDS encoding pentapeptide repeat-containing protein, protein MGHPSAKTALIERIRSGEAPLIDLSEADLLRADLQGVNLVGSNLERAALVLANLRGARLTGADLHRASLVGAVLEETDLGAACLRDADLTAVSGGRAVLEKADLSRANLRGADLGGANLREADLSRADLRGANLRGADLRGANLRDSSLEEACLSAANLAGADFSRSCLRGAAFDETGEAVGADFYECRELDPAWASGLIELGALNVEPPSDRERRLISPQ, encoded by the coding sequence GTGGGTCATCCATCGGCAAAAACGGCCTTGATCGAGCGGATCCGCTCCGGCGAGGCACCTTTAATCGACTTGTCCGAGGCGGACCTGCTGCGGGCAGACCTGCAGGGTGTCAATCTGGTGGGGTCAAACCTGGAGCGGGCTGCTCTGGTGCTCGCCAACCTGCGCGGAGCGAGGCTTACAGGAGCGGATCTGCACAGAGCCAGCCTGGTCGGGGCGGTGCTCGAGGAGACGGATTTGGGAGCTGCCTGCCTGCGCGACGCGGACCTGACTGCTGTCAGCGGCGGCCGGGCGGTGCTCGAAAAGGCGGACCTTTCGCGGGCGAACCTGCGCGGGGCGGACCTGGGCGGGGCGAATCTGCGCGAGGCGGACCTTTCGCGCGCGGACCTGCGCGGTGCAAACTTGCGCGGCGCGGACCTGCGCGGCGCCAATCTGCGCGACAGCAGCCTGGAGGAAGCCTGCCTGAGTGCCGCCAACCTGGCGGGGGCGGATTTTAGCCGCAGTTGCCTGCGGGGCGCGGCCTTCGACGAGACCGGCGAGGCGGTGGGGGCCGATTTTTACGAATGCCGCGAACTCGATCCGGCCTGGGCCTCGGGGCTCATCGAACTGGGAGCGCTCAATGTCGAACCGCCTTCCGACCGCGAACGCCGGCTAATCTCCCCGCAATAG
- a CDS encoding hybrid sensor histidine kinase/response regulator — MKTPENENVSKAELTAQLVQLRQEVEALRFSAQSHREAVEECDRLKAQQKIAAERAHFLANAVAILTSSLDYATTLATVAQLVVARLADICIIDLLGDDLTIRRLITANAALRRTGLAWEVERRYPFISGALYGPARVVSTGLPEIVPVVEDRFAAAHGIGCEHPELLRCLELGSCMCVPLVTGERILGALTFVSGSTSRPYGGDDLALAQELANRAAQAIENARLHQAESHARAEAEAANRAKDEFLATLSHELRTPLNSIIGFSQLLRRGRMNPAAIEQAAEAIERNGRLQAQLVDDLLDASYMLRGQLQLHCCRVDLRAVVENVLTSMRALIREKGLVLRTRVAQNLEPFWGDPRRLKQIVANLVANAIKFTPPGGMISVQLEATAGQLQLTVRDTGVGIDAEFLPHVFEVFRQADGTSTRRHGGLGLGLSLVQHLVHLHSGTIEVQSDGKNWGSSFTLRLPLDARRSAEAEAAEDGAAAATLRGLRLLLLVEDAELRRTLHAALAAQGARVLTVDRVEAALEQFEGYRPDVLITAAPTYNREGLCCSLVRKLGEQEEPYPAAEIEAQERRMMLASFAIQPPRPVEPEDLASEVARLVGRQVITRMPGESSTAPSCLLRGD; from the coding sequence GTGAAAACACCCGAAAACGAAAACGTTTCCAAAGCAGAGTTGACGGCGCAGCTTGTCCAGCTGCGGCAAGAGGTTGAAGCGTTGCGCTTCAGCGCCCAATCGCACCGCGAGGCAGTCGAAGAGTGCGACCGGCTCAAAGCTCAGCAAAAAATCGCCGCCGAGCGTGCTCATTTTTTGGCCAATGCCGTGGCCATCCTCACCTCTTCCCTCGACTACGCCACCACGCTGGCCACGGTCGCCCAGCTCGTGGTGGCACGGTTGGCCGACATCTGCATCATCGATTTGCTCGGAGACGATCTGACCATCCGGCGGCTGATTACCGCCAACGCCGCACTGCGGCGCACAGGACTCGCCTGGGAAGTCGAGCGGCGCTATCCGTTTATTTCCGGCGCTCTGTACGGCCCGGCCCGGGTGGTAAGCACCGGCCTACCGGAGATCGTACCGGTGGTCGAAGACCGGTTTGCCGCCGCCCACGGTATCGGCTGCGAGCACCCGGAGCTGCTCCGGTGTCTTGAATTGGGTTCCTGCATGTGCGTACCCCTGGTGACAGGGGAGCGAATCCTGGGAGCGCTCACTTTTGTCAGCGGCAGCACTTCGCGGCCCTACGGCGGTGACGATCTGGCGTTGGCGCAGGAACTGGCCAATCGCGCCGCCCAGGCGATCGAAAATGCCCGGTTGCACCAGGCCGAGAGCCACGCACGCGCCGAAGCCGAGGCGGCCAACCGCGCCAAGGACGAGTTTCTGGCCACCCTCAGTCACGAACTGCGCACTCCCCTCAACTCGATCATCGGCTTCAGCCAGTTGCTGCGGCGCGGCCGGATGAACCCCGCCGCCATCGAGCAGGCCGCCGAGGCGATCGAGCGCAACGGCCGCCTGCAGGCCCAACTGGTGGACGACCTGCTCGATGCGTCCTACATGCTGCGCGGCCAGTTGCAGTTGCACTGCTGCCGCGTCGATCTGCGGGCGGTGGTCGAAAACGTGCTCACTTCCATGCGGGCGCTAATCCGCGAGAAGGGCCTGGTCCTCAGAACCCGCGTCGCCCAGAACCTCGAACCGTTCTGGGGAGATCCGCGCCGCCTCAAGCAAATTGTCGCCAACCTGGTTGCCAACGCCATCAAATTCACGCCCCCCGGGGGAATGATAAGCGTACAGCTGGAGGCGACGGCAGGTCAGCTGCAGCTGACGGTGCGGGACACGGGCGTGGGAATCGACGCCGAATTTCTGCCGCACGTTTTTGAAGTGTTTCGTCAAGCCGACGGCACCTCCACCCGTCGCCACGGCGGCTTGGGGTTGGGGTTGAGTTTGGTGCAGCATCTGGTGCACCTGCACAGCGGCACGATCGAAGTGCAAAGCGACGGCAAAAACTGGGGCAGCAGCTTTACGCTCCGCCTTCCCCTTGACGCCAGGCGCAGCGCCGAGGCGGAAGCCGCCGAGGATGGGGCAGCTGCTGCAACCCTGAGGGGTTTGCGTCTGCTGTTGCTGGTGGAGGATGCCGAACTGCGCCGCACACTCCACGCCGCGCTTGCCGCTCAAGGAGCGCGGGTGCTGACTGTCGATCGCGTCGAAGCGGCCCTGGAGCAGTTCGAGGGTTACCGCCCGGATGTGCTCATCACTGCCGCTCCCACCTACAACCGCGAGGGGCTCTGCTGCTCTCTGGTGCGCAAGCTCGGCGAGCAGGAGGAGCCTTACCCCGCGGCGGAAATCGAAGCACAGGAGCGCCGGATGATGCTTGCAAGCTTCGCTATCCAACCTCCCCGGCCCGTCGAGCCGGAGGACCTCGCCTCGGAGGTGGCGCGGTTGGTCGGCAGGCAGGTGATCACCCGCATGCCGGGCGAATCGAGCACGGCCCCGAGTTGCCTATTGCGGGGAGATTAG
- a CDS encoding S46 family peptidase — protein sequence MTRFRRAAGKARRILRMVGWCLAIGAVVPSGGRAEEGMWTYDNFPSEQVAKKYGFKPDAAWLERVRLASLRLAGGCSGSFVSPNGLVMTNHHCAATCIEELSTAQQNYIESGFLARRPEAELKCPDVELNQLTAIEDVTERVKKATANLSGQQFSDAQKAEFARIEKACADATGLRCDVVNLYQGGLYNLYKYKRYQDVRLVFAPEFRIAFFGGDPDNFNFPRYDLDVTFLRAYDKSQPVKTEHYLPLSPTGPKAGELVFVSGSPGSTSRLFTVAQLEFLRDVVFPESLKRRAELRGVLTQFARQGPEQRRISQETLFGVENSFKAINGQQQALLDREFFGRKVAAEQKLRAAVARDPALERKYGKAWDEIALIEKRYETFYRPYLLVERGAAFNSKLFDIARTLVRAAQERPKPNEKRLREFRDSALPSLTQSLFSEAPIYGDLDEVTLTFSLTKLREYLGTDDPLVRQVLGKESPEEVARRLVQGTKLTNVALRKLLWEGGAAAVAASSDPMIRFAVAVDPAARALRLRYEREIEGPVNQNSELIAQALFAQTGTSVYPDATFSPRLSYGAVEGYEHNGRRVEPFTDMAGAFERATGKDPYALPPSWLAAKDRLNLATPFNFVTTNDIIGGNSGSPVIDSRAQAVGLIFDGNIHSLGGAFGFDAALNRAVAVDSRALIEALRAVYGAGALVDELQPKGRSAFTL from the coding sequence ATGACCAGGTTTAGGCGCGCAGCGGGCAAAGCACGGCGCATCTTGCGGATGGTGGGATGGTGTCTGGCGATCGGGGCCGTGGTGCCGTCGGGGGGACGCGCCGAGGAGGGCATGTGGACCTACGACAATTTTCCGTCCGAGCAGGTGGCCAAAAAGTACGGTTTCAAGCCGGATGCGGCCTGGCTTGAACGGGTGCGGCTCGCCTCGCTCAGGCTGGCGGGCGGCTGCTCGGGCTCGTTCGTCTCGCCCAACGGGCTGGTGATGACCAACCACCACTGCGCTGCCACCTGCATCGAGGAACTGTCCACCGCCCAGCAGAACTATATCGAAAGCGGCTTTCTAGCCCGCCGCCCCGAAGCGGAACTCAAATGCCCGGATGTCGAACTCAACCAGTTGACAGCCATCGAAGACGTCACCGAGCGGGTTAAAAAGGCGACCGCGAACTTGAGCGGCCAGCAGTTCAGCGACGCCCAGAAAGCCGAATTTGCCCGCATCGAGAAAGCCTGCGCCGATGCAACCGGCCTGCGCTGCGATGTGGTGAACCTCTACCAGGGCGGCCTCTACAACCTGTACAAGTACAAGCGCTATCAAGATGTGCGGCTGGTCTTCGCGCCGGAATTTCGGATCGCTTTTTTTGGCGGCGACCCGGATAATTTCAACTTTCCGCGCTACGACCTGGATGTGACTTTCCTGCGCGCCTACGACAAGAGCCAGCCGGTCAAAACCGAGCACTACCTGCCCCTCAGTCCCACCGGCCCCAAGGCGGGGGAACTCGTCTTCGTCTCGGGCAGTCCCGGCTCCACCTCGCGACTCTTCACAGTGGCACAGCTCGAATTTCTGCGCGATGTCGTTTTCCCTGAAAGCCTCAAGCGGCGCGCGGAGTTGCGCGGCGTGCTCACCCAGTTTGCCCGCCAGGGACCGGAGCAGCGCCGCATCAGCCAGGAAACGCTCTTTGGCGTCGAAAACAGCTTCAAGGCAATCAACGGCCAACAGCAAGCGTTGCTCGATCGCGAATTTTTTGGGCGCAAGGTGGCGGCGGAGCAAAAACTGCGCGCCGCAGTCGCCCGCGATCCGGCCCTGGAGCGCAAGTACGGTAAAGCCTGGGACGAAATCGCCCTGATTGAGAAGCGCTACGAGACGTTCTACCGGCCCTATTTGCTCGTCGAGCGCGGGGCGGCCTTCAACTCGAAGCTGTTCGACATCGCCCGCACGCTGGTGCGCGCCGCCCAGGAGCGGCCCAAACCCAACGAAAAGCGCCTGCGCGAATTTCGCGATTCGGCTTTGCCCTCCCTCACCCAGAGCCTCTTCTCCGAAGCGCCCATCTATGGCGACCTCGACGAGGTGACTTTGACCTTCTCGCTCACCAAGCTGCGCGAATACCTGGGAACCGACGATCCGCTCGTGCGCCAGGTGCTCGGCAAAGAGTCGCCCGAAGAAGTCGCCCGCCGACTGGTACAGGGCACCAAACTGACCAACGTCGCCCTGCGCAAGTTGCTCTGGGAAGGGGGCGCGGCGGCCGTCGCGGCGAGCAGCGATCCGATGATCCGCTTTGCTGTGGCCGTGGATCCGGCCGCCCGCGCCCTGCGGTTGCGCTACGAGCGCGAAATCGAGGGGCCGGTGAACCAGAATAGCGAACTGATTGCCCAGGCGCTGTTTGCCCAGACGGGCACCAGCGTCTACCCGGATGCGACCTTTTCGCCACGGCTCTCCTACGGTGCGGTTGAAGGGTACGAGCACAACGGCCGGCGCGTCGAGCCGTTTACCGACATGGCCGGTGCCTTCGAGCGGGCCACCGGCAAAGACCCCTACGCCCTGCCGCCGAGTTGGCTTGCAGCCAAAGACCGTCTGAACCTCGCCACACCCTTCAACTTCGTCACCACCAACGACATCATCGGCGGCAACTCCGGCAGCCCCGTCATCGACAGCCGCGCCCAGGCGGTGGGTCTCATCTTCGACGGCAACATCCACTCCCTCGGCGGCGCCTTTGGCTTCGACGCCGCCCTCAACCGGGCGGTGGCCGTCGACAGCCGCGCGCTCATCGAAGCGCTGCGCGCCGTCTACGGAGCGGGCGCGCTGGTGGACGAACTGCAGCCCAAGGGCCGCTCCGCCTTCACCCTGTAG
- a CDS encoding fatty acid desaturase, with protein MVQRQSFEGTGRDLDRQRIAALEKQASLGDVIQTIPKDCFRISPAKAWARLVVNVLLVVLGYAALALNPWWWLLPALWIFTGTALTGFFVIAHDCGHRSFSTRRRINDIVGHVMLLPLLYPFHGWRIKHNQHHTFTNQIEMDNAWRPMSVAEYRALSPGVRAGYRFARGIGWWFASAVHQLNLHFKPSLFKPKDRADIRLSSTAVIAFACVLFPALLWMGGPWAVIQFWLMPWLVYHFWMSTFTLVHHTHPDIPFYPAATWTPVTGQLFSTIHCVYPAWVEFLCHDINVHIPHHVSTAIPSYNLRKAHTALKAHWSDYMHETEFSWSLMRSITRECHLRDETGYYLPCREVD; from the coding sequence ATGGTACAGCGACAGAGCTTCGAGGGGACAGGCCGCGACCTGGACCGTCAACGGATTGCCGCCCTGGAAAAACAGGCTTCCCTCGGCGATGTCATCCAGACCATACCCAAAGACTGTTTTCGGATCAGCCCGGCAAAAGCCTGGGCAAGATTGGTTGTCAATGTGCTGCTGGTTGTCTTAGGCTACGCGGCTCTTGCTCTCAACCCCTGGTGGTGGCTGTTGCCGGCTCTATGGATTTTCACCGGCACGGCACTGACGGGCTTTTTCGTCATCGCCCACGACTGCGGCCACCGCAGCTTCTCGACGCGGCGGCGCATCAACGACATCGTCGGGCATGTGATGCTCTTGCCGTTGCTCTATCCGTTCCATGGCTGGCGGATCAAGCACAACCAGCACCACACCTTCACCAATCAGATCGAGATGGACAATGCCTGGCGGCCGATGTCGGTGGCGGAGTACCGCGCGCTTTCGCCGGGGGTGCGGGCAGGCTATCGCTTTGCCCGCGGCATCGGTTGGTGGTTCGCCTCGGCGGTGCACCAGCTCAACCTGCACTTCAAGCCGTCGCTATTCAAGCCCAAGGACCGAGCCGATATCCGGCTCTCATCCACGGCAGTGATTGCCTTTGCCTGCGTGTTGTTTCCGGCCCTACTGTGGATGGGCGGCCCCTGGGCGGTCATCCAGTTCTGGCTGATGCCCTGGCTGGTCTATCACTTCTGGATGAGCACCTTTACGCTCGTCCACCACACCCACCCGGACATTCCTTTTTATCCCGCCGCCACCTGGACGCCGGTGACCGGTCAGCTGTTTTCGACTATCCACTGCGTCTACCCGGCCTGGGTCGAATTTCTCTGCCACGATATCAACGTCCACATTCCCCACCATGTCTCGACGGCGATCCCGAGCTACAACCTCAGAAAAGCGCACACCGCCCTCAAGGCGCACTGGTCGGACTACATGCACGAGACCGAATTTTCCTGGTCGCTGATGCGTTCGATCACCCGCGAGTGCCACCTGCGCGATGAAACGGGCTACTACCTGCCCTGCCGAGAAGTAGATTAA
- a CDS encoding CO2 hydration protein, with product MLSEFIGRSADASQASGASPGRVFVGHPEKGLAPSFPAVTPAQEYPETALPDIQPLHSLSASGARKEVARRLAAAALLPESRDNVLEVVGVLHSYSFVLEAYSRNLLFMAERQFLHAFPLFKYLNGEIHPRKLLAHWSQDRLNYEYAEYCAKTMYWHGIPKLHDYLQGSEFKVLAERAVHARLQGNRAALFAHKLCPAFLEELVRRTCYYHVLGQFWRVMSRIFSTLAERYAHGEIRSIPDIVRHIAAGLGAAANLPLTYSVQFGDEEYELLPARAGLHWLADAAVPYAEIVFFRAAPPKGVFSYDASAGLPGELADFCFGVLYANPMTLGVAGVAPTLLIRDLHRHLGAPLLSHYEGQAGDAAALVVAIGKSFQKAMFCVTNAAVLGLAPDEAAGRRAHFDGWAARILTTRIAEWEPQP from the coding sequence ATGCTGTCTGAATTTATCGGTCGATCCGCAGATGCATCCCAGGCGTCCGGAGCTTCTCCAGGGCGCGTTTTTGTCGGACATCCCGAGAAGGGCCTCGCACCGAGCTTTCCGGCGGTCACCCCGGCGCAGGAGTATCCCGAGACGGCGCTGCCCGATATTCAACCCCTGCACAGTTTGTCGGCCTCAGGGGCGCGCAAGGAAGTGGCAAGGCGGTTGGCGGCGGCGGCCTTGCTGCCCGAAAGCCGGGACAATGTGCTTGAGGTGGTCGGTGTGCTGCACAGCTACAGCTTTGTGCTCGAGGCCTATTCGCGCAACTTGCTGTTCATGGCCGAGCGGCAGTTTTTGCATGCATTTCCTCTGTTCAAGTACCTCAACGGCGAAATCCATCCGCGCAAACTGCTGGCCCACTGGTCGCAGGATCGCCTCAACTACGAATACGCCGAGTACTGCGCCAAAACCATGTACTGGCACGGCATTCCCAAACTGCACGATTACTTGCAAGGCAGTGAATTCAAAGTCCTGGCCGAGCGGGCCGTCCACGCCCGCCTGCAGGGCAACCGCGCCGCGCTGTTCGCCCACAAGCTCTGCCCGGCTTTTCTAGAGGAACTCGTGCGCCGGACGTGCTACTACCATGTGCTGGGTCAGTTCTGGCGGGTGATGAGCCGCATCTTCAGTACCCTCGCCGAGCGCTACGCCCACGGTGAGATCCGTTCGATCCCCGATATCGTCCGGCACATCGCGGCCGGGTTGGGAGCGGCGGCGAACCTACCGCTCACCTACTCGGTACAGTTTGGGGACGAGGAGTATGAACTGCTCCCCGCCCGGGCGGGACTGCACTGGCTGGCGGACGCGGCTGTGCCTTACGCGGAAATCGTCTTTTTCCGGGCCGCCCCCCCAAAGGGGGTGTTCTCCTACGACGCGAGCGCCGGTCTGCCCGGCGAACTGGCGGATTTTTGTTTCGGCGTGCTCTATGCCAACCCGATGACCCTGGGTGTGGCCGGTGTCGCTCCGACGCTGCTGATTCGCGATTTGCACCGCCACCTGGGCGCTCCCTTGCTAAGCCACTACGAGGGACAGGCCGGCGACGCGGCCGCTCTGGTGGTGGCGATCGGCAAGAGTTTTCAAAAGGCGATGTTCTGTGTCACAAACGCCGCCGTGTTGGGTCTGGCCCCCGACGAGGCGGCCGGGCGCCGCGCCCACTTCGATGGGTGGGCCGCCCGTATTCTCACCACCCGCATTGCCGAGTGGGAACCGCAACCTTAA